AGGGTTGCGTTCGCTCGTGTGACACGTCCGTGGCGGCGGCGGAGTCGGCGGCGGAGGCACAGGTGGTTGTGGAGAGTGAGGCCGCGTCGTCCGCCGTGTGTGTCGGTCGCGCGCCGTTTGCGAAGCGAACCCGTTTTCCCCGGCGGCACCGGAGTTCGGAGCATGACAACCGGGACGCTGCGGCTCGCCACCCGCGGCTCCGACCTCGCGCTCCGACAGGCCGCCGGCGTACGGGAGGCGCTCTCCTCGCGCCGACGCGACGTGGAGGTGGTCGAGGTGGAGACGCGCGGCGACCGACTCGACGACGAACTGATCACCAGACTGGGGCGGACCGGCGCGTTCGTCCGCGCGCTCGACGAACGCGTGCTCGCGGGCGAGGTGGACGTCGCGGTCCACTCGCTGAAGGACATGCCCACCGAGATGCCCGACGACCTCGTCGTCGCCGCCGTCGGCGAACGCGCGCCCGCCGGTGACGTGCTCGTCACGCGCGAGGGCGGCGACCTCGCCGACCTGCCGCGCGGATCCGTCGTTGGCACCTCCTCGCTGCGCCGGAAGGCGCAGGTACTCGCCGAGCGCCCCGACCTCGAGGTGCGACCGCTGCGGGGCAACGTCGACACCCGCCTCCAGAAGCTCATCGCGCCCGACCTCCAGGCCGAGCACGAGCGCCGCGTCGAAGCCGAGGCCGACCGCAAGGGCCAGGCGGCGGACTTCAGGGAGGCCGACGCCGAGTTCGAGCGCACGGTCGAGGAGTGGTTCGACGACCTCTCGGAGTTCCAGCGCGCCGCGATGGAGCACGAACTCGACCACGAGTACGACGCCATCGTGCTCGCCGAAGCCGGCCTGCGCCGCTCGGACCTGTTCTACCGCGACGAGTACGAAGTCGAGCGCCTCGACCGCGCAGACCACGTGCCCGCGCCCGGACAGGGCGCCGTCGCCGTCACCGCCAGCGACCCCGACGTGATCGAGGTCGTCCGCAAGGCGCTGGACCACGAGCCGACGCGCGTCGCCACCAGCGTCGAGCGTACCGTGCTCGCGGAGTTGGGCGGCGGCTGTATCGCCCCCATCGGCGTGAACGCGCTCGTGCAGGGCGAGCACGTCAAAACCCGCGTCCGGGTGCTGTCGGCCGACGGCGACACCGAGGTGTCGGCGACGCGCGACCTCCCGCTTCGCACGTACCGCGAGGCCGCCGCCGAGTTCGCCGCGTCGCTGCGCGAGCAGGGCGCCGCCGAACTCATCAGCGCCGCCAAGCGCGCGGCGGACGCCGCGACCGCGGACGAGGACGACACCACCGACGACGCCGACATCACCGACGACGCCACCGCGGATGTCGACGCGATGGAGGAGGACACCGACACCACCGCAGACGACGCCGATACCAGCGACGACGACACCGCAGACGACGCCGATACCAGCGACGACGACACCGCAGACGACGCCGATACCAGCGACGACGACACCGCAGACGACGCCGACACCAGCGACGACGACACCGCAGACGACGCTGACACCAGCGACGACGACACCGCAGACGACGGCTGGCCGGAGGTCGGCTCCACAGACACGGAGGACACGGAGGAGTAGATGGCCGAGCACAGCGACACACCCGAGGAGGGCGGCTTCGTCTCGCTGGTCGGCTCCGGCCCCGGCGACCCGGAGCTGTTGACCGTGAAGGCAGCGCGCCTGCTGGAGGAGGCCGACGTGGTGCTCCACGACAAACTCCCGGGCCCGGAGATTCTCGGGTCCATCCCCGAGGACAAGCGCGAGGACGTCGGCAAGCGCGCCGGCGGCGAGCGCACGAGTCAGGAGTACACGAACGACCGCCTCGTCGAACTCGCTCGCGAGGGGAACCACGTCGTCCGGCTGAAGGGCGGCGACCCGTTCGTGTTCGGGCGCGGCGGCGAGGAGGCCGAACACCTCGCCGACCACGGAATCCCCTTCGAGGTCGTCCCCGGCGTTACCTCCCCCATCGCCGCCCCCGGCGTCGCGGGCATCCCGGTGACCCACCGCGACCACGCCTCCTCCGTCTCGTTCGTCACGGGCCACGAGGACCCGACGAAAGACGAGTCCGCCGTCGACTGGGGCGCGCTCGCCGACACCGGCGGCACCATCGTCGTCCTGATGGGCGTCGGCAAACTGCCGCTGTACACCGCGGAACTACTCGACGCTGGCATGGACCCCGCCACGCCCGTCGCGCTCGTCGAGCGCGGCACGTGGCCCGAGATGCGCGTCGCCACCGGCACCCTCGCGGACATCGTCGACGTCCGCGACGAGGCCGAGATTGAACCGCCCGCCATCACCGTCATCGGCGAAGTCGCCGGCGGCCGCGAGCGCGTCGTCGAGTTCCTCCGCGGTCGCGGCGACGCGAGTGCGACCGCCGAGGCGACCGCTGACGCGACCACCGACGACGGAGGTGCCGAGTAGATGACCGACCGTCCCCGGGTGGCGGTGTTCCGCCCCGACGACGAGCGCCTGACCGCCGCCGTCGAGACGCTCGACGAGTTGGGCGTCGAAGCGGTCCCCGACCCGATGCTGGCAGTCGAACCGACCGGCGCGGTGCCGGACCCGGCCGACTGGCTCGTGTTCACCTCGAAGACGGGCGTGGAGTTGGCCGCCGAGGCCGGGTGGTCGCCCACGGACAGTCGTCCCGACGACGCCGGAACCCGCCCCGCACTGGCGTGTATCGGTCCCTCGACCGCCGACGCCGCCAGAGCCGCCGGCTGGACGGTCGACCTGATCCCCGACGAGTACTCCTCGACCGGACTGGTCGCCGCGTTCGACGCGGTCGGCGTCGACGGCGTCGGCATCGAAGTCGCGCGCTCGGACCACGGCAGTCCGGTGCTCTTGGAAGGACTTCGCGACGCGGGCGCGCGTGTGAACGAGACCGTCCTGTACGAGTTGGTCCGACCCGCGGGCAGCGGCGCGTCCACCGAGGCCGCCGCCGCCGGCGACCTCGCTGGCGCGTGTTTCACCTCCTCGCTGACCGTCGACCACTTCCTCGACGCCGCCGCCGAGCGGGACGTCCGCGAAGCGGCGGTCGCCGGCCTCAACGACGCCGTCGTCGGCTGTATCGGCCACCCGACGCGCGAAACCGCCGAGGAGCGCGGCGTCGCCGTCGACGTGGTGCCCGCGGAGGCGACGTTCCGAACGCTCGCCGAGGCGGTCGTCGCCGAGCTGGACGTCTGATCGCCGCCGACACGAGCGCTGCTCGATCCGCTCGAACGATCTGGACGGATCTGTCGCGATCGGCGAGCGCGTGCGAGCGATCTTCGCCGATCTGACGCGAAATCGCCTTAATATACCAGTGGCCTTACACTACAGCCGTCAACTTCTCGTGCAACACTTGCCGAGCGTGCGACGCTGTTACAACCTTATATGACCTATATTCACCTGAAGATTCGACACCCGTCAGAATATTCACTTCATAATCCACGTTTGTCAACTCGAGGGTTTATGTAGTTCCAAATCGGCCTGACTCGCGTGCAGATGTGCGAAAACGACACGGAATATTCGGCATCGATGAACGAACGCGGAACCAGTGAGGTGGAGGCGTGAGTCTCCTGCAGGTCGACCCCGCCGTGCTGGCGGAGGGCGTCAACATGCTGTGGGTGCTCGTAGTCACCTTCCTCATCTTCTTCATGCACGCCGGCTTCGCGATGCTGGAGGCCGGGCAGGTGCGCTCGAAGAACGTGGCGAACCAGTTGACGAAGAACCTGCTCACGTGGAGTGTAGGCGTGACGGCGTTCTTCCTCGTCGGCGCGGGCGTCTCCGCGTTAACCGGCGGGCTCACCGGCGGCGGTGGCTACTCCATCGCCGAGGCGTTCGGCGTACTGACGACTGAGAACTCCGCCGACTGGGTCGGCTGGCTCTTCGGTGCGGTGTTCGCCATGACGGCGGCGACCATCGTCTCCGGGGCTGTCGCGGGGCGCATGAAGCTCCGCGCGTACGTGACCTACACCATCCTGCTCGCGGCAGTCATCTACCCGGTCGTCACCGGCCTGACGTGGGCGGGTGGCTTCCTGGCGAACTTCGGCTTCTCCGACTTCGCGGGCGGCATGATCGTCCACGGGATGGGCGGCATCGCCGGCCTCACGGCGGCGTACATCGTCGGCCCGCGCATCGGGCGCTACAACGACGACGGGTCGGTGAACGTCATCCCCGGCCACTCGCTGACGTTCGCGGTGCTGGGCACGCTCGTGCTCGCGTTCGGTTGGTACGGCTTCAACGTCGGTACCGCCGCCTCGGTGTTCGCCGTCGAGAACGGTGAACTGACGCTCGGCGCGTTCTCCTACGTGGGTCGCGTCGCTCTGACCACCACCCTGGGCATGGCCGCCGGCGCCATCGGCGCGGGCCTGCTCTCGGTGTACAAGACCGGCAAGGTCGACACGCTGTACGTCGCCAACGGCCTGCTCGCGGGCCTCGTCGGCATCACCTCGAACACGGACGCCATCATCTGGCCCGGCGCCATCGTCATCGGCCTGCTGGCCGGTGCGCAGTTGCCCATCGTGTTCGAGTTCGTCGAGAAGCGCCTCAAGATCGACGACGTGTGTGCGGTGTTCCCCGTCCACGGCTCGGCGGGTGTGCTGGGCGCGGTCCTGCTCCCGTTCTTCGCGGTTGACGGGTTCACCGTGAGCGCGCTCGTCTCGCAGGTCGTCGGCGTCGCCGTCATCGCCGCCTGGACCATCGGCGCGACCGCTCTCGTGTTCGGCGTCATCAAGGCGCTCGGTGAGATTCGCGTCACCCGCGACCACGAGCTCGAAGGCCTCGACTCCTCCGAGCACGGCGTCGACACGTACCCCGAGTTCGGTCGCCCCGACACCGCCGCCGACGGCGGCTTCGTCGAGCGCGACGGCATCGTCCGCCCCGACGGCGGCGTCGCCAACGACGGCGGCATCAAGATGGTGACGGCGTTCATCCGTCCCGACAAGCTCTCGTCGGTCAAGCAGGCGCTGGCAGAGGTCGGCGCCCCCTCGCTGACCGTGACGAACGTCTCCGGTCGCGGCAGCCAGCCCGCCAAGAAGGGCCAGTGGCGCGGCGAGGAGTACACCGTCGACCTCCACCAGAAGGTGAAGCTCGAGTGCGTCGTCGCCGACATCCCGGCTGAGGACGTCGCGGAGGCCATCCGTGACGCCGCCAGCACCGGCGAGAAGGGCGACGGGAAGGTGTTCATCATGCCCGTCGAACAGGCGTACCAGATCCGCACCGGCGAGACGGGGCGCCCCGCGGTCTGAGGCCCCACGTCTCGCTCGCGACGCATCGACAGCCGACCACCCGGACACCCGCTCCGTAGCCGGCACGGACGCGGCCGACGGGGGCAGCGCACAGGAGGATCCCACTGGTACTGGTGTTCACCTCCGTGCGACCGCCACCGTGCCACGTTCCGTGTCACCGCCCCCGCGGCCGCCGTAGCCGTCTGCCGGGTGACGTGTCCGGCCACAGCCGCGACGGGCCGCCAGCCCGTCGCGACAGTCACCCGCTTTCTGTCAAGCACCCGTATCGACAGCAACGGCGCCCGCGCCGCGACCCAGTAACGCCTTTGCGGGGGACGTGCGAAGGCCCGCGCATGAACCACGACCGTTCGCGCGAACTGTACGACCGCGCCCTCTCAGTGCTGGCCGGCGGGGTCAACTCCTCGGTGCGCGCGACGCGCCCGTACCCGTTCGTCATCGAGCGCGGCGACGGCGCGCACGTCATCGACGCCGACGGCAACCGCTACCTCGACTACGTGATGGGGTACGGCCCCCTCCTGTACGGCCACGACGCCCCCGACGCCGTCCAGTCGGCCGTCCAGCGCCACACCAGCCAGGGGCCGATGTACGGCGGCCCGACCGAAATCGAAGTCGAACACGCCGAGTTCGTCGCGCGCCACGTCCCCTCCGTCGAGATGCTCCGCTTCGTCAACTCCGGCACCGAGGCGACCGTCTCGGCGGTCCGACTCGCCCGCGCGTACACCGGGCGCGACAAGATCGTCATCATGCAGGGCGGCTACCACGGCGCCCAGGAGTCGACGCTGGTCGACGCTGGCGACGACCCGTACCACACCCACCCCTCCTCACCGGGCATCCCCGACTCCTTCGCCGAGCACACCATCGCCGTCCCGTTCAACGACGAGGCCGCCGTCGAGGCGGTGTTCGAGGAGCACGGCGACGACATCGCGGCGGTGATGACCGAACCGATCCTCGCGAACTACGGCATCGTCCAACCGGTCGACGGCTACCACGAGACGCTGCGGGACCTGTGCGACGCCAACGGCTCGCTGTTGATCTTCGACGAGGTGATCACCGGCTTCCGCGTCGGCGGCCTCCAGTGTGCCCAGGGGAAGTTCGGCATCACGCCCGACCTCACCACCTTCGGCAAGATCATCGGTGGGGGCTTCCCGGTCGGCGCCATCGGCGGGAAAGCGGAGATTGTCGAGCACTTCACGCCCGCCGGCGACGTGTTCCAGTCGGGCACCTTCTCGGGGCACCCGGTGACGATGGCCGCCGGCCACGAGTACCTGAAGTACGCCGCCGAGAACGACGTGTACGACCACGTGAACGCCCTCGGCGACGAACTGCGCTCGGGCATCCAGGACATCTGCGAAGACCAAGCGCCCGAGTACACCGTCGTCGGCACCGACTCCATGTTCAAGACGGTGTTCACGCGCGAGGCGCCCGAGACGTTCGAGGGCCACTGCGAGGGCGGGTGTTCACAGCGGGAGTCGTGCCCCCGCTTCGACCTGTGTCCGAAGACCGGCGCCGACACCGCTGCGGCCTCGACCGAGCGCTGGGAGCGCGTGTTCTGGCAGGAGATGAAAGAGCGCGGGATCTGGCTCACCGCGAACCAGTTCGAGTCGCAGTTCGTCTCCTACGCCCACACCGAGGCGGACATCGAGGAGACGCTGGAGGCGTACAAAGAGGCGCTGTAGAGCGGTCCGGCGGTCTACGACTCGTCCGGCCGAGATCCCGGATCGTCGCGCGCGTCGATCCGCGTCTCGTACTTCTCGATGGCCTCGTCGAGCGCCTCGTCGGCGTCAACGTCCAGCGAGTTACACAGCGACAGCAGCGAGAACAGCGCGTCGCCGAGTTCGTCCGTCTTCACGGCGAGGTCGTCGGGGCGTTCGCCGTAGGCGGTCGACTTGGCGGCGTCGCCGGCGATTTCGCCGACCTCGCTGGCCAGATCGAGCGCCTGGTACGCGGGACCCCCACCGAGGTCGTGACGGTCGAAGAACTCCGTGACGCGGTCTTGTGCGTCCATGCGCGCCACGAGTCGACCGGGTGACAAAAACGCACTCGTTCCGCCACGAGCGCGGGCGACGACTACCCGCGGAGTTTCCCGAGGATCCGCGAGACGAGTCCCTGCTGGCCCCGCCGTTCGGGCACGTCGTCCCACAGCGCGAACGCGGCGACGACGTCGGCCTCGCGGCTGGCGACCGCGCGCTCGTCGTCGGGGGCGACGACGCCCAGGTTGATCTCGTAGTGGCCGTAGTAGCCGTACTTCAGCAGTTCGCGCTCGCGAAAGTCGACGACGAACTCGCGCACGTCGTCGGGAATCTCCTCGGCGACGAGCACGAACGAGAAGTCCGTCCCGTAGTGCTCCTCGTCGCCCTCGACCCACTCGTCGGCGAGGTCGTGGGCCACCTCGACGAGTCGCTCCAACTCGCCGACCGTCGGGCGGGCGACGCGGCGGGCGAACAGGTGCTCGTTGCTGTGGTGGTTCGCGTAGTCGAGCGAGGGGTGGAAGAACTCCTTCTGGGAGGCGATCTGCATGCTCCCGAACAGGTCGAACGACTCGCCGCCCACGCGGTAGTCGCGTTCGAGGTCGTAGTTGAACATGAGCCGGTCGCTGACGCGGTCGAGGTACTCGTCGTCCCAGACGGGGACGTCCTCGTAGGCCGCGCCGTCGACGATGCGGCCCTGCGCGTCGGTCCGGAACTCGTCGCCGTCGTCGCCGGTCTCGGCGGCGGACGCCGGGTCCGCACCGCCGCCCGGCCCGTGTGACGGGTCCGCCTCGTCCTCGCCCGGCATCTACTCCTCCGGGTCGTACGCCACGGCGTCGCCGGAGACGGCTGGTGCACCGAGCGCGAGCGTCGTCACCGGGCCGTCGGCGTCCTCGGGATTGTGCGCCAACTGCGGGCTCCCCGGCGTGACGGCGAACAGCGATCCCTCGTGCACTTCGAACGTCTCCTCGGGCGTCTCGACGTGGAGCGTCCCCTCGACGACGTAGAACAGTTCCTCCTGCTCCTCGTGGTAGTGGTACGCCAGCGGAATCTCCTCGCCCGGCTCCGCGCGGAACCAGTTGGCCGCCAACTCCTCGAAGCCTGCGACCTCGGCGATCCGTCGAAGCTCACACGGCCGATCCGGCACCTCGTCCAGGTCCTCGGGGTTCACGACGTGGTATCCCATACCTCGCGGGATGGGCACGGGCATGAAAAGCGCGTCGTCCGCGGCGTGCTGGCGGTGTTCGGACGGGACGCGGGGAGCCGGTCGATTTATCATCGTCGTCCACCCATGTGGACACAGCTACCATGGGACTCGGTGATCGAGAGGCGTGCGGGCGCTGTTCGATGACGACGGTCGTCGACGCGACTGCCGACGGCGACCGCGACCCGTACGGCGACGAGCGCATCGAACTCGAGGACGACGACCTCCGGCGGGTGTCCCCGAGCGCGTGGCTCGGCGGCGTCGTCTCGACGCTTGACGACATCGCGACGCGGTTTACCTACGGCGGTCGTTGAGGCGGTGTTCGCTCCCCTGACGGACGGTCGTCGGACAGATGCCCGACGCCGGGAGAGACGCTTATACCGCTCCGGGTCGTAGCCGGGGCTCAACCGCATGGAAGAGAGCATCTCCGGATTCAAGATGCGTGGGGGCTGGGGCGACGCCGTCGAACACGGCGAACGCATCACTCGGGCCCTCCACGAGAGCGGCGTGCCGGAGGACAACCGAGACGCGTTCGAGGCGTGGGACGAGTGGCGACCGAAGGCGCACGAGCGCCTCGGCGAGGACGTCGACGCGAAGACGGCCGAGCAGGCCAGCGTCGCCGAGGGGAAAGGCGAGCAGGAGGGGAAGACGCCCGAGGAGGACCTCCAGACCGCCGGAGAGAAGCTCTCGGAGTCGTACGAGCGCGTCGAGAACGGCGACAGCGACGGCGCGCTGGACTCCTGGAAGGACTCCATCGACCACGTCGCCCGCGCCGCCGACTCCGCCGGTCGCAAGGCGGTCCGCAAGTTCGAGCACACCGTCTACCGGAAGGTGATGACCCAGCTCGCGCCGTACTACTTCGACAACGAACTGGTGTCGGCGAACATCCAGAAGTCCACGCGCGGAGAGGGCGGCCCCGAGTTCGTCTTCGAGGTGAACGTGAACGACGACGCGCTCAAGTCGGAGGTGTCCAAGCGACTCGCCGACTACGAGGACGCGATCGACCGCTGGCACGTCGACACCCCGAAGGCGGTCGAGTCGGCGGAGGCCGCCGAGGGGGCCGAGCCGCCGCCGAAGACGGTCGAGGACGGCACCGAGGGACAGTCGAATCCCACGACGAACTGAGCCCACTTCGTCGGGCGATACCGTCGTCGTGGGAGTCGAAGAACCCGACGACGAACTGAGCCCACTTCGTCGGGCGATACCGTCGTCGTGGGAGTCGAAGAACCCGACGACGAACTGAGCCCACTTCGTCGGGCGATTCTCTTGATCTGTGATGCGGCCCGCGATCACTCGTCCGTGACCGGCTCTTTCAACTCCACGCGGTAGCCGAAGGGGTCGCGGACGTACACCGCGCCCGCCTCGCCGGTCGCGCCGAGCGGACTGTCGAGTTCCTGTTCCACGTCGATGCCGGCGTCGCCGAGTTCTGTACGGACCGTCTCCACGTCCTCCTCGACGACGAGCGCGACGTGGTCGTAGTTGGTCGCCGTCGGCGGGTCGAAGTCGTCGGTCGGCCACAGGTGGATCACGTGCTCGGGCGCGAGGCGCACGTCGAAGAACGGCTTCTCGCCGGCCTCGAAGCGGTCGACGCCCTCCAACGAGAGGCCGAGGCCGTCGGCGTAGAACGCGCGGGCGTCGGCGAGGCCGTCGGCGGGGATGCGGAGGTTCACGTGGTCGATAGTGCGGACGTTCACGGCGGATCTGGTGTCGCGGAGGCAAGAAAGATAACGGCGGGTCCCAGATGGCAGTGCATGCAACCGCTGGAGGTCGACGCCGGCGAACTCACCACCGCGGAGATCATCGACGCCCTCCGCGAGGGCCGTCGGGTCGTCGTCACGGCCGACCTGTTCGGCAGCGAGCGGAAACTGACGCTGCGCCACGACGGGGAGACGTTCTACTGCGACACGCCCACCAGACTCCACAAACACGAGGCGGAGGAGGACATGGTGCTGTGCATCGAGCGCATGGGGTACTCGCGCGACGACGAGGCGGACGCGGACGACGAGGAGTGACCGCGGACGCGGTGGTACGCGCCGCCGCGTCGCCGCCGGGCGGTGACCGTCCGGATGCCGCGACCGCGGGGCTTTATTCGCGGCGACGCCGACGTTCGAGACGAGATGAGTGAGCCGCCGGATATGGAGGACCTGATCCACACGCAGGACCCGACCTTCGGCCACGTGATGGCCTGTGTGTTCGGGATCCAAGAACACGAGAGCCGGACGTACCTCCGCCTCCTCGAGAACCCGGGCAGCACCGTCGAGGAGTTGGCGGACGTGCTCGAGCGCGACCGGTCGAACGTGAACCGGTCGCTGACGACGCTGCTGGAGAAGGGGCTGGCCGAGCGCGAGCGACGGCTACTCGACCCCGGCGGCTACGTGTACCAGTACACCGCGACGCCGCTGCCGGAGGCGAAGGAACTGCTCCACGAGGCGCTCGACCAGTGGGCCGAGACGGTCCACGGCGTCATCGAGGACTTCGGCGGCGAGGAGTAGTCGGGTCGTTCGCGGACCGCTGCGCCGTTCTTCGAGACCTCCCTGCGGTCGGTCTCACGTTTTCGATGGGCGGAGCGGCACAAGACCGCTCCGCCGTCCGTCGAGGGCTCGCTTCGCTCGCCCTCGCACTGCTCGCTCTCGCTGGCACTACCCGCCCCGAACCACCCACTTTTACGCGGCGAGTCCGACCGACTCGCCATGAGCCTCTCTCTCGACGCGCCCGCGCAGGACGCGCCGGCGGTCGCCGACGACGGCGTCTGGCTGGAGTGTATCGCCTGCGAGGGGCAGTTCGCCCCGTTCGACGACGTCCGCTTCACCTGCGACGACTGCGACGGCCTCCTCGAAGTGCGCTACGCCGACCCGCCGACGTTCGACGACTTCTCCGGCGTGGGCGTGTGGCGATACGCCGCCGCACTCCCGTTCGAAGAGGGCGTCTCGCTCCCCGAGGGCCACACGCCCCTCCACGAGGTGCCGCGCCTCCGCGAGGACATCGGCGTCAACCGCCTCCGCGTGAAACACGAGGGGATGAACCCGACGGGGTCGTTCAAGGACCGCGGCATGACCGTCGGCGTCCGCGTCGCGGAGGAACTCGGCGTGGACCGGCTGGCGTGCGCCTCGACCGGGAACACCTCCGCTGCGCTCGCGGCGTACGGCGCCCGCGGCGGGATGGAGACGCTCGTGCTCCTCCCGGCGGGGAAGGTCGCCGCCGGCAAGGTCGCGCAGGCGGCGCTCCACGACGCCCGGATCCTCGAAGTCGACGGCAACTTCGACGACTGCCTCGACATCGTGCAGGATCTGGCGAACCGCGGCGAGGTGTACCTGCTCAACTCGCTGAACCCGTTCCGCCTGGAGGGCCAGAAGACGATCGGCTTCGAGATCCTCGAGGAGTTCCGCGACGACTACGGCCGCTTCCCCGACCGAATCGTCCTCCCCGTCGGCAACGCGGGCAACACCTCGGCGCTGTTCAAGGCGTTCCGCGAGTTGGTCGCCGCCGGCGAGATGGACGCCGACGAGGTGCCCGCCCTGACCGGCGTGCAGGCCGCCGGCGCCGCGCCGATGGTCGAGGCCATCGAGAACGGCGCCGACGAGGTGCGCCGCTGGGACGAGGTGGAGACGCGTGCGACGGCCATCCGCATCGGCAACCCAGTGAACGCGCCGAAGGCGCTCCCCGGCATCCGCCAGACCGGCGGCACCGCCGTCGCCGTCAGCGACGAGGCGATCACCGAGGC
The DNA window shown above is from Halobaculum marinum and carries:
- the cobA gene encoding uroporphyrinogen-III C-methyltransferase, producing the protein MAEHSDTPEEGGFVSLVGSGPGDPELLTVKAARLLEEADVVLHDKLPGPEILGSIPEDKREDVGKRAGGERTSQEYTNDRLVELAREGNHVVRLKGGDPFVFGRGGEEAEHLADHGIPFEVVPGVTSPIAAPGVAGIPVTHRDHASSVSFVTGHEDPTKDESAVDWGALADTGGTIVVLMGVGKLPLYTAELLDAGMDPATPVALVERGTWPEMRVATGTLADIVDVRDEAEIEPPAITVIGEVAGGRERVVEFLRGRGDASATAEATADATTDDGGAE
- a CDS encoding uroporphyrinogen-III synthase; the protein is MTDRPRVAVFRPDDERLTAAVETLDELGVEAVPDPMLAVEPTGAVPDPADWLVFTSKTGVELAAEAGWSPTDSRPDDAGTRPALACIGPSTADAARAAGWTVDLIPDEYSSTGLVAAFDAVGVDGVGIEVARSDHGSPVLLEGLRDAGARVNETVLYELVRPAGSGASTEAAAAGDLAGACFTSSLTVDHFLDAAAERDVREAAVAGLNDAVVGCIGHPTRETAEERGVAVDVVPAEATFRTLAEAVVAELDV
- a CDS encoding ammonium transporter, whose protein sequence is MLWVLVVTFLIFFMHAGFAMLEAGQVRSKNVANQLTKNLLTWSVGVTAFFLVGAGVSALTGGLTGGGGYSIAEAFGVLTTENSADWVGWLFGAVFAMTAATIVSGAVAGRMKLRAYVTYTILLAAVIYPVVTGLTWAGGFLANFGFSDFAGGMIVHGMGGIAGLTAAYIVGPRIGRYNDDGSVNVIPGHSLTFAVLGTLVLAFGWYGFNVGTAASVFAVENGELTLGAFSYVGRVALTTTLGMAAGAIGAGLLSVYKTGKVDTLYVANGLLAGLVGITSNTDAIIWPGAIVIGLLAGAQLPIVFEFVEKRLKIDDVCAVFPVHGSAGVLGAVLLPFFAVDGFTVSALVSQVVGVAVIAAWTIGATALVFGVIKALGEIRVTRDHELEGLDSSEHGVDTYPEFGRPDTAADGGFVERDGIVRPDGGVANDGGIKMVTAFIRPDKLSSVKQALAEVGAPSLTVTNVSGRGSQPAKKGQWRGEEYTVDLHQKVKLECVVADIPAEDVAEAIRDAASTGEKGDGKVFIMPVEQAYQIRTGETGRPAV
- the hemL gene encoding glutamate-1-semialdehyde 2,1-aminomutase, with amino-acid sequence MNHDRSRELYDRALSVLAGGVNSSVRATRPYPFVIERGDGAHVIDADGNRYLDYVMGYGPLLYGHDAPDAVQSAVQRHTSQGPMYGGPTEIEVEHAEFVARHVPSVEMLRFVNSGTEATVSAVRLARAYTGRDKIVIMQGGYHGAQESTLVDAGDDPYHTHPSSPGIPDSFAEHTIAVPFNDEAAVEAVFEEHGDDIAAVMTEPILANYGIVQPVDGYHETLRDLCDANGSLLIFDEVITGFRVGGLQCAQGKFGITPDLTTFGKIIGGGFPVGAIGGKAEIVEHFTPAGDVFQSGTFSGHPVTMAAGHEYLKYAAENDVYDHVNALGDELRSGIQDICEDQAPEYTVVGTDSMFKTVFTREAPETFEGHCEGGCSQRESCPRFDLCPKTGADTAAASTERWERVFWQEMKERGIWLTANQFESQFVSYAHTEADIEETLEAYKEAL
- a CDS encoding MazG nucleotide pyrophosphohydrolase domain-containing protein, which produces MDAQDRVTEFFDRHDLGGGPAYQALDLASEVGEIAGDAAKSTAYGERPDDLAVKTDELGDALFSLLSLCNSLDVDADEALDEAIEKYETRIDARDDPGSRPDES
- a CDS encoding cupin domain-containing protein — translated: MGYHVVNPEDLDEVPDRPCELRRIAEVAGFEELAANWFRAEPGEEIPLAYHYHEEQEELFYVVEGTLHVETPEETFEVHEGSLFAVTPGSPQLAHNPEDADGPVTTLALGAPAVSGDAVAYDPEE
- a CDS encoding DUF5828 family protein; this encodes MEESISGFKMRGGWGDAVEHGERITRALHESGVPEDNRDAFEAWDEWRPKAHERLGEDVDAKTAEQASVAEGKGEQEGKTPEEDLQTAGEKLSESYERVENGDSDGALDSWKDSIDHVARAADSAGRKAVRKFEHTVYRKVMTQLAPYYFDNELVSANIQKSTRGEGGPEFVFEVNVNDDALKSEVSKRLADYEDAIDRWHVDTPKAVESAEAAEGAEPPPKTVEDGTEGQSNPTTN
- a CDS encoding VOC family protein, which translates into the protein MNVRTIDHVNLRIPADGLADARAFYADGLGLSLEGVDRFEAGEKPFFDVRLAPEHVIHLWPTDDFDPPTATNYDHVALVVEEDVETVRTELGDAGIDVEQELDSPLGATGEAGAVYVRDPFGYRVELKEPVTDE
- a CDS encoding helix-turn-helix domain-containing protein, translated to MSEPPDMEDLIHTQDPTFGHVMACVFGIQEHESRTYLRLLENPGSTVEELADVLERDRSNVNRSLTTLLEKGLAERERRLLDPGGYVYQYTATPLPEAKELLHEALDQWAETVHGVIEDFGGEE
- the thrC gene encoding threonine synthase, which produces MSLSLDAPAQDAPAVADDGVWLECIACEGQFAPFDDVRFTCDDCDGLLEVRYADPPTFDDFSGVGVWRYAAALPFEEGVSLPEGHTPLHEVPRLREDIGVNRLRVKHEGMNPTGSFKDRGMTVGVRVAEELGVDRLACASTGNTSAALAAYGARGGMETLVLLPAGKVAAGKVAQAALHDARILEVDGNFDDCLDIVQDLANRGEVYLLNSLNPFRLEGQKTIGFEILEEFRDDYGRFPDRIVLPVGNAGNTSALFKAFRELVAAGEMDADEVPALTGVQAAGAAPMVEAIENGADEVRRWDEVETRATAIRIGNPVNAPKALPGIRQTGGTAVAVSDEAITEAQRDLAREGVGVEPASAASVAGLRKLREQGVVDADEDVVCLTTGHLLKDPDAAYEAGGDPEPVANSTDAVLEHIGAE